A region from the Acipenser ruthenus chromosome 13, fAciRut3.2 maternal haplotype, whole genome shotgun sequence genome encodes:
- the gper1 gene encoding G-protein coupled estrogen receptor 1: MEMHTNPMIHIYVNGTALELNGSHVCNETTYHGLAEDSAETYQFYVVSLFLSCLYTIFLFPIGFIGNILILVVNLTHRDKMTIPDLYFINLAAADLILVADSLIEVFNLNEKYYDIAILCTFMSLFLQINMYSSIFFLTWMSFDRYMALASGMKTGPFRTMQQARLSCALIWMASILATLMPFTIVQAQHTGEVHFCFANVVEIQWLEVTLGFLVPFSIIGLCYSLIVRILMRAQKHRGLWPRRQKALRMIVVVVLVFFICWLPENVFISIQLLQGTGDPAHPDDWTLMHSHPLAGHIVNLAAFSNSCLNPIIYSFLGETFRDKLRLFINQKASWSALYRFCHHTLDFQIPVRNEVSEV; the protein is encoded by the coding sequence ATGGAAATGCACACAAACCCAATGATCCACATTTACGTAAACGGCACAGCGTTGGAGCTGAACGGTTCTCATGTCTGCAATGAAACCACATACCATGGCTTGGCCGAGGACAGCGCGGAGACCTACCAGTTCTACGTGGTCAGTCTCTTCCTCTCGTGCTTGTACACCATCTTCCTCTTCCCCATCGGCTTCATCGGCAATATCCTGATCTTGGTCGTGAACCTAACGCACCGGGACAAGATGACCATCCCGGATCTCTACTTCATCAACCTGGCTGCAGCAGACCTGATCCTGGTGGCGGACTCCCTGATCGAGGTCTTCAACCTCAACGAGAAATACTACGACATCGCCATCCTCTGCACCTTCATGTCCCTGTTCCTCCAGATCAACATGTACAGCAGCATCTTCTTCCTGACCTGGATGAGCTTCGACCGCTACATGGCTCTGGCCAGCGGCATGAAAACCGGGCCCTTCAGAACCATGCAGCAGGCCCGGCTGAGCTGCGCGCTCATCTGGATGGCCTCCATACTGGCGACCTTGATGCCGTTCACCATCGTGCAAGCCCAGCACACGGGGGAGGTCCACTTCTGCTTCGCCAACGTGGTGGAAATCCAGTGGCTGGAGGTGACTCTGGGATTCCTTGTGCCCTTTTCCATCATCGGGCTCTGCTACTCCTTGATCGTGCGGATCCTCATGAGGGCTCAGAAGCACAGGGGGCTGTGGCCCAGGAGGCAGAAGGCGCTCCGCATGATAGTGGTGGTGGTCCTGGTGTTCTTCATCTGCTGGCTTCCCGAAAACGTCTTCATCAGCATCCAGCTCCTCCAAGGAACGGGCGACCCCGCCCACCCAGACGACTGGACGCTGATGCACAGCCACCCACTGGCCGGGCACATCGTCAACCTGGCTGCCTTCTCCAACAGCTGCCTCAACCCAATCATTTACAGCTTCTTGGGGGAGACGTTCAGGGACAAACTGAGGCTGTTCATTAACCAGAAAGCAAGCTGGTCCGCACTGTATCGCTTCTGTCACCACACCTTGGATTTTCAGATCCCTGTTCGGAATGAAGTTtcagaggtttaa